The segment TGCAGATATCCATTCTTTATACGAGTGCTCACACCCAAACTACGGCTGAATGACTACTGTGTCAGAGGTAAATGGTTTGAGTTGGCACATACACAGCCCTTTCCTGCCCCCTCGGTTGGCAAAGAGCTCCGGCACCCTTCCCAGCTGCCCCTGCTCTCCGCAGCCTGATGTGTAGAGGTCACCGCTTGCGGTCAGCATCACCAAGTGGTCATTACCTGGGAGTCAGAGGTCATGAATATTGTCTTATAACCAGGGCAGCATTGAGCAAGAAACAATATGGTAGAACGCTCAGATATAGGACAAACATGCCTCTATGACTTGCAGAATAAGGAATCACGTCAGTTCTAATCATATTTTTATTGAACGTGGCCCAGACCTCCGGGCAGGCAGAACTTCTGCAGAGAAACCTGAAAGCTTAGGGACAGATCCCCCATTTCTCACCTGATGCTATTTTCATCACAGGCCATCTCATGGGGACCTTGACAGGCACAATAACCTTCTTCATGGGCTCTAGTAGACCAATGACTCCGCTGTTATCCTAATGCAAATGGTACAATGTGTGAAATTAGTGAGAATTGCAGGTTCTGAATTTGGTCTATGATAGAGGTggcatatgctgctgctactgtttattatctgctACTTTATTCTTAGTTATACAGTGCATGTAAATATCTACCTCGTAccactgcacatcgactcggtaatggtaccctgtgtatatagccaagttatcattactcattgtgtatttattacttTTACGTGTATTACTTTCTATAATTTTtccattttctttctctctgcattgttgagaagagcccataagtaagcatttcactgttaatccacacctgttgtttacgaagcatgtgacaaataaaattgtattccaTTTGATTAGTTAAAGGCAGATGCAAAGGCAAGTCAACGGAAAGTTGATTTAAGATTTTTTGAGTAACGGAATGGTGCATAAACAGTTTCCAGGGTGTTAAACCCTGTCACCTACTCACCCTGAAGGAGCCCCAGATGTAGACTGCACCGTCTTCTGTGAGTGCAGCTGTGTGACTGTCCCCAGCAGACAACTGAACCACCCTCTCGTCCAGGGCCACTTTCCCCGGCACCATCTCGGCGCCCTCCTCTGTCGTCTCTCGGCCCAGAGCACCCTCGTCATTGCAGCCGAATGTGTAGATCTACACCAGAGACAAGCAGCTTGTTACCAAGTAAAGTCATATTTCATTAAGATACGGTTTCCCAGCCCCAGATTAATCTTAGTCCTGGTTCTATAATCACAAAGTGTTTCCcaagtaggagtactgatctaggatcagttttaccTTTTAAATTATGAATAAGAGCGAGGTgacttgatcctagatcagcactcttactatGAGCCAGTCTTAATTTTGGCAGCTATTTTAGATTTTGCCTTAATCTTTTAGTCTTAGCTATCAGGCCGTTTAGTAATTAGATCTTTCATAGTTATCAGTCGACTAAAACTCTGGACAATTTGTCCAGTTTTAGTCACATATTACTCTACAACATTTCCCCCCCATGAAATAATTCATATTTACCTCCAACTTCGATAATGTTCACATTAAGATAGCCTTGTCCAAATAGGCCTACTATCCCCACATAGCTGGCAACATTGCTTGTGGCAGATTGTAACCAACGTCAGCCATGATTTATCATATATGCTACAAAGCCTTGGctacaggttaaacaatttagGCCTATACAACACAgattttctccccatcataaCCTTGTGATGTGGGTAAATAACAGTGATTCCCTTTAAAATGGGAGAACCTGAGCTTTCCAACAACTCCAAAATTATTAATGTATTCCTAATATTCAGCAAATAGCATTAGTATTTCCAATCAGGAAAAAGCAACTGCAATCGCATTTGCCGACCACGAGAGAGGCAACACAGATGAATAACAGCACACATGGTAATAGAGCTTCTGATGTGATCAAAGCAAAAATAGTCTATATGAGGGTAAACATTATTGGTTCTAGTTGAGGTTAGTTACAATTGAAGTGTCCTGGCTGTGCATCAGTTCAAAAGAGAGGAGTGACTGGAGTGACCGCctggtagctgtgtgtgtgggagagacagATCAGCTTAATCAGCCAGCGCAACTGAAAGATCAATGAGAGGATTGCATTATATTCCGCAAAGGCATGCATGCTTATGATTGGACACAAACGGCTCAAAGGGAGATCAAAAGGAGCTTCATGTGAAATTGAATGTCAATTAGTATCACGTGGAATTCTCATCACATTTGTCAACTAAAAAGTAATTTTTAATAGTTCGCGTTTTTCTTCAGGGCATCTCATCTCGTTATAATTTGTTTTTGTCAGGAAAAATAGGTAATTGACGAGTATTTTTTGTAACTTGACGAAATAAACACTGCTCTGAGCCATTTCATGAATACAGGGCCTGAACTAAAAAGCATTTAATAGATATTCTCAATTGAGCATGCTTTTAAAGACCAGTAGCATGCTTAATCTGGATTTATGAAATTGGATGCAGTATCTGAGACAGTTGTAGTTGGATCTGCCGCCTTCACTCACATTTCCAGTGTCACTGAGACAGACTGTGTGCATGCCCCCCGCCGCCACCTGCACCACGCCCTCAGGCAGGGTCACCAGGGCCGGCCTCTTCCTCTCCATGATGTCCTCTCCCAAACCCAGCTGTCCTACGTCCCCTTGGCCCAGCACTAGAACCAGACCCTTCTCCTTCCCATGGCTGCTGTGGGAAACTGACACAGTATTATTTAATCCAAACTGTAGTATCTTTATGACAACACGCATATGGCACAATTAACAAGCACATACGCTGATGATGATTCTATTTCAAAGGAGTCCATTTTGCATACTAGGGTGTGTTCAAGTAGGCGGCTTGACGAAGAGATTGAACATCTCACAATAGACTTCATATTGGCTTAATGGAGTCAGAGTCCGTGGCTTACCTTTAACTTTCTTAGGATCCTTTACTTCCTCTGGTTTACTTTCCTTCTGTCTCTTAGGAGCCTTCTTTGCAGGCATGGCGGCAACAGACCCTGCACAAAACACACAACTAGTGTGAGAAGGTTTGAGGGGGAAACAAGCCTGTAGGAACAGAAAATGAAGATTGCATTTAAAATATAGCAAACAATTGTTTTAGGAAGGTCATTAGAGGAAGCACTATTCCAGATAATAGTTCCAATACTGGGGTACAATAATATTACAGCAGTAGGATATCAGTTACAAAATAAATGTGACCTATGGAAGAGGGCAGTGTGGTTTTGGACTTGAACAGATGTCAGGAACTAGCTATTATTCATTCATTCAAATGGCTAGCCTAACCAGTGCGGACAGCTGTTCCACAAGATGTACGTGCAGCGAGACTTGGACTAGAGTAGGGTGGTATGGAACGTAACGACAGACAGGCATCGATGCTCTGCACAACAATATAGCTAGTTGTTCCTGGCAGCAAACAAAAAGCCATTGCAATTCAGCCTTACTATTGCCCGACTTGATtctggctagctaactagctcaTAACAACCTAACGTTACACAACCATCCTGTTAACTTTTGACATGTGGCTGATACACGTCCCAAGGACATGGTGATGGCTATAGCTACTGACCTCAATTGTCGGTACATTTGTTAGACTGGTGTATATTGTTAAAGTAAATACAGAACTTACAGTAACCTGGTCAGCTAGTTTGTTACCTAGAACTACGCTAATGTTACCATACAAGCGCCTGTGATTGCAATGACAATGTTAGCAAGCTAAGTTAACATTTGACAAATTAGTTTGTTTAAACCAGAAAGTGTGCTAACGTGTGCGCTATTTTACCAACACAAAATAACGCTAACTAGCTACATTTTAAAGGGGAAGTTTAGGCTAGCTAACATTTCCAAAAGGAGTTGGTTAACGTTATCTGAAAGTTAGCTTGCTAGCTGATTCATTGGTACATGGTTGAAAATATCCGGCTAAACGAATCCAAATAACTAAACAGCTCGTAGTTATATTAAGATAACTCGTATATCCCGTTTTCGCCCAGGGAAAATATTAAATACCTACATACTTGCCTGTACCCTGGATCACTTTGGTAGCTAACAGAGATGAGGCCACACTCATTCAGTGTACTGTAGGCTATCCCAGTCTGCAACTGTTCCACACAAACCACGCGCCCTAAGTTTTTAAAGAGACAGTGGCCGCGTTAGAAATCTGTCTTGCCTATTACTTACTGAAACTGCACACTGTATGTACTATTTAGAACGTACGGTTGAGTAAAAACGATTGCAGTCTTAACGTATAAATGAAATTGTATGCATAGACTTGACAGACATAGTAGCAAATGGTAAATGTTGAAGTTTTTTGCACACATATCCACCCAAAAAAAGTTTGACTGCAGAATTGTCAGTCTGATCAAGGCCTTAAagctgcactatgcagaaatcgctctgccatttcctggttgctttaattctaatagtttgcctaatttaagtttatgtgacaaaacaagcacttatagtgtagagaatcattgtaccagctgacacttgaatgagtaggtgttctaaaacttttgaccggtagtgtgtgtgtgtatatatatatatatatatatatatatatatatatatatatatatatatatatatatacacacacacactgtatatatatatatatatatatatatatatatatatatatacagtgccttcggaaagtattcagaccccttgactttttccacattttgttacgttacagccgtattcagattattattattattttttttacaatccTCAACaacctacacacaacaccccataatgacaaagcaaaaacaggtttttagaaatgtttgcaaaagtattaaaataaaaaaacagaaataccttatttacataagtattcagaccctttgctgtgagactcgaaattgggctcaggtacatcctgtttcaattgatcatccttgagatgtttctacaacttgattggagtccacttgagtgaaattcaattgattggacatgagttggaaaggcacacacctgtctatataaggtcccacagtagacagtgcatgtcagagcaaaaaccaagccctgaggtcaagggaattgtccgtagagctccgagacagaaacctggcaccatcactacggtgaaaaatggtggtggcagcatcatgctgtgggggtgtttttcagcggtagggactgggagactagtcaggatcaaggcaaagacgatcggagcaaagtacagagaaatccttgatgaacacctgctccagagcactcaggacctcagactggggcgaaggttcacagccaagacaacgcaggagtggcttcgggacaagtctctgaatatccttgagtgtcccagccagagcctggtctTAAACCCgaatgaacatctctggagagacctgaaaatagctgtgcagcaacgctccccatccaacctgacagagcttgagaggatctgcagagaagaatgggagaaactccccaaataaaggtgtgccaagtttgtagcatcatacccaagaagacacaaggctgtaattgctggcaaaggtgcttgaacaaagtaatgagtaaagggtctgaatacctatgtaaatgtaatattttttattttttatttttaataaattagcaaaaatgtctaaacctggtttttctttgtcattatggggtatttgtgtgtggattgatgagggaggaaaaaaacgattgaatcaattttagtataaggctgtaacctaacagaaTGTGGGGttcaaagtcaaggggtctgaatactttctgaagacactgtatatacagttgaaatcggaagtttacatacacttaggttggagtcattaaaactcgtttttcaaccactccacaaatttcttgttaacaaactatagttttggcaagtcggttaggacatctactttgtgcatgacataagtaatttttccaacaattgtttacagacagattatttcacttataattcactgtatcacaattccagtgtgtcagatgtttacatacactaagttgactgtgcatttaaacagcttgaaaaattccagaaaatgatgtcatggctttagaagcttctgataggctaatagacataatttgagtcaattggaggtgtacctgtggatgtatttcaaggcctaccttcaaactcagtgcctctttgcttaacatcatgtgaaaatccaaataaatcagccaagacctcagaaaaaaagtaacagtatctggtgtggccaccagctgcattaagtactgcagtgcatctcctcctcatggactgcaccagatttgctgtgagatgttaccccactcttccaccaaggcacctgcaagttcccggacatttctggggggaatggctctagccctcaccctccgatccaacaggtcccagacgtgctcaatgggattgagttctgggctcttcgctggccatggcagaacactgacattcctgtcttgcaggaaatcacgcacagaacgagcagtatggctggtggcattgtcttgctggagggtcatgtcaggatgagcctgcaggaagggtaccacatgagggaggaggatgtcttccctgtaacgcacagcgttgagattgcctgcaatgacaacatgctcattccgatgatgctgtgatacACCGCCTCAGACCATgacagaccctccacctccaaatcgataccgctccagagtacaggcctcggtgtaacgctcattccttcaacgataaacacgaatccgaccatcaaCCCTGGTTACAGAAAACCGCGACAGTGAAgggcactttttgccagtcctgtctggtccagcgacggtgagtttgtgcccataggcgacgttgttgctggtgatgtctggttaggacctgccttacaacaggcctacaggccctcagtccagcctctctcagcctattgcggacagtctgagcactgatggagggattgtgcgttcctggtgtaactcgggcagttgttgttgccatcctgtacctgtcccgcaggtgtgatgttcggatgtaccgatcctttgcaggtgttgttacacgtggtctgacactgcgaggacgatcagctgtccgtcctttctccctgtagcgctgtcttaggcgtctcacagtacatgGCCAGTGCAATTTATtgtcctggccacatctgcaatcctcatgcctccttgcagcatgcctaaggcacgttcacgcagatgagcagggaccctgggcatctttcttttggtgtttttcagagtcagtagaaaggcctctttagtgtcctaagttttcataactgtgaccttaattg is part of the Coregonus clupeaformis isolate EN_2021a chromosome 28, ASM2061545v1, whole genome shotgun sequence genome and harbors:
- the LOC121543506 gene encoding regulator of chromosome condensation-like isoform X3; protein product: MSVASSLLATKVIQGTGSVAAMPAKKAPKRQKESKPEEVKDPKKVKVSHSSHGKEKGLVLVLGQGDVGQLGLGEDIMERKRPALVTLPEGVVQVAAGGMHTVCLSDTGNIYTFGCNDEGALGRETTEEGAEMVPGKVALDERVVQLSAGDSHTAALTEDGAVYIWGSFRDNSGVIGLLEPMKKVIVPVKVPMRWPVMKIASGNDHLVMLTASGDLYTSGCGEQGQLGRVPELFANRGGRKGLLRLLIPQIVKVQSRGKVHFTDAFCGAYMTFAVSKEGHVYGFGLSNYHQLGTKLINTCFVPIKLTSFKNSTINWMGFSGGQHHTVCLDSDGKVYSLGRAEYGRLGLGQGAEEKSEPTPVEGLDGAQVVACGASVSYAVTKQGSVYAWGMGTNLQLGTGEEDDEWSPVEMTGKQLENRIVLMVASGGQHTVLLVKDKQES
- the LOC121543506 gene encoding regulator of chromosome condensation-like isoform X4, which translates into the protein MPAKKAPKRQKESKPEEVKDPKKVKVSHSSHGKEKGLVLVLGQGDVGQLGLGEDIMERKRPALVTLPEGVVQVAAGGMHTVCLSDTGNIYTFGCNDEGALGRETTEEGAEMVPGKVALDERVVQLSAGDSHTAALTEDGAVYIWGSFRDNSGVIGLLEPMKKVIVPVKVPMRWPVMKIASGNDHLVMLTASGDLYTSGCGEQGQLGRVPELFANRGGRKGLLRLLIPQIVKVQSRGKVHFTDAFCGAYMTFAVSKEGHVYGFGLSNYHQLGTKLINTCFVPIKLTSFKNSTINWMGFSGGQHHTVCLDSDGKVYSLGRAEYGRLGLGQGAEEKSEPTPVEGLDGAQVVACGASVSYAVTKQGSVYAWGMGTNLQLGTGEEDDEWSPVEMTGKQLENRIVLMVASGGQHTVLLVKDKQES
- the LOC121543506 gene encoding regulator of chromosome condensation-like isoform X1, giving the protein MSVASSLLATKVIQGTGKYACFPLKPSHTSCVFCAGSVAAMPAKKAPKRQKESKPEEVKDPKKVKVSHSSHGKEKGLVLVLGQGDVGQLGLGEDIMERKRPALVTLPEGVVQVAAGGMHTVCLSDTGNIYTFGCNDEGALGRETTEEGAEMVPGKVALDERVVQLSAGDSHTAALTEDGAVYIWGSFRDNSGVIGLLEPMKKVIVPVKVPMRWPVMKIASGNDHLVMLTASGDLYTSGCGEQGQLGRVPELFANRGGRKGLLRLLIPQIVKVQSRGKVHFTDAFCGAYMTFAVSKEGHVYGFGLSNYHQLGTKLINTCFVPIKLTSFKNSTINWMGFSGGQHHTVCLDSDGKVYSLGRAEYGRLGLGQGAEEKSEPTPVEGLDGAQVVACGASVSYAVTKQGSVYAWGMGTNLQLGTGEEDDEWSPVEMTGKQLENRIVLMVASGGQHTVLLVKDKQES
- the LOC121543506 gene encoding regulator of chromosome condensation-like isoform X2; translation: MSVASSLLATKVIQGTGKYVGSVAAMPAKKAPKRQKESKPEEVKDPKKVKVSHSSHGKEKGLVLVLGQGDVGQLGLGEDIMERKRPALVTLPEGVVQVAAGGMHTVCLSDTGNIYTFGCNDEGALGRETTEEGAEMVPGKVALDERVVQLSAGDSHTAALTEDGAVYIWGSFRDNSGVIGLLEPMKKVIVPVKVPMRWPVMKIASGNDHLVMLTASGDLYTSGCGEQGQLGRVPELFANRGGRKGLLRLLIPQIVKVQSRGKVHFTDAFCGAYMTFAVSKEGHVYGFGLSNYHQLGTKLINTCFVPIKLTSFKNSTINWMGFSGGQHHTVCLDSDGKVYSLGRAEYGRLGLGQGAEEKSEPTPVEGLDGAQVVACGASVSYAVTKQGSVYAWGMGTNLQLGTGEEDDEWSPVEMTGKQLENRIVLMVASGGQHTVLLVKDKQES